One Brevibacillus choshinensis genomic window carries:
- a CDS encoding DinB family protein codes for MILDMKEYVQYLDGVHKRTMHYVKALPNELLEWKPSEDKFSTGDLLRHIASSRLMFLGIFEHGSWTYAGHDTGKGASIEDISKYLEACQLKLTEGLLQVGNDTLTKKIKTMHGHEVSAWRILMAIPEHEIHHRGQISAYLQMNKIEPPQIFGLKIEQVET; via the coding sequence ATGATTCTTGATATGAAGGAATATGTGCAGTATTTGGATGGCGTTCATAAGCGAACGATGCACTATGTGAAAGCACTACCCAATGAGCTCTTAGAATGGAAGCCTTCGGAAGATAAATTCTCTACGGGTGATTTATTGCGGCATATCGCATCTTCTCGCTTGATGTTTCTTGGTATATTTGAACATGGTTCGTGGACATATGCTGGACATGATACGGGGAAAGGCGCCTCCATTGAGGATATTTCAAAATATTTGGAGGCATGTCAGCTGAAACTAACAGAGGGTCTATTACAAGTTGGCAACGATACGTTGACCAAAAAGATTAAAACCATGCATGGTCATGAAGTGAGTGCGTGGAGAATTCTGATGGCTATTCCGGAACATGAAATCCATCATCGTGGGCAAATCTCTGCCTATTTACAAATGAACAAGATTGAGCCACCTCAAATTTTTGGATTAAAAATTGAGCAAGTCGAAACATGA
- a CDS encoding permease, which translates to MLVKVRQFLLEIIGALLLGAAAAWLTASGSASWFSGFQFQWSGRWLDMKTFFLSIVLEAIPFVLLGVFFSAFIQTFVTEEQVRRWTPKNPLIAIPFGAFLGFLFPVCECAIIPVVRRLIQKGMPLHVGVVFLLAGPIVNPVVLSSTYLAFARQPDLAFHRGAAALVIAVIVGVLTLLFIRKNPLLLGMESQIRHEEAHAKALRGKLSMTFSHAIDEFFDMGKFLLAGALISALLQVYVSRETLAEIGQTPVTSHLVMMGMAYLFSLCSEADAFIAASFSHSFHASSLLAFLVFGPMLDLKTTLMLLGTFRFGFVVKLVASVTVLVLAVTLLWPV; encoded by the coding sequence TTGCTTGTGAAGGTACGCCAATTTCTCTTGGAAATCATCGGTGCACTATTGTTGGGAGCAGCAGCAGCCTGGTTGACTGCGAGCGGCAGCGCCAGTTGGTTCTCTGGTTTTCAGTTTCAATGGTCTGGGCGCTGGTTGGATATGAAGACGTTTTTTCTCAGTATCGTGCTGGAAGCCATACCCTTTGTGCTCCTTGGAGTGTTCTTTTCCGCCTTCATTCAGACATTCGTGACGGAAGAACAAGTGAGGCGCTGGACCCCTAAGAATCCTCTCATCGCGATCCCCTTTGGCGCTTTTCTGGGATTTTTGTTTCCCGTTTGCGAATGTGCCATCATCCCGGTCGTTCGCAGGTTGATTCAAAAAGGAATGCCACTTCACGTGGGTGTCGTATTTCTGCTGGCGGGTCCGATCGTCAATCCGGTCGTTTTGTCTTCTACATATCTTGCATTCGCGAGACAGCCAGATCTGGCTTTTCATCGGGGGGCAGCTGCTTTGGTCATTGCCGTCATCGTTGGTGTGCTCACCCTATTGTTTATTCGGAAAAACCCGCTTCTTCTGGGGATGGAGTCGCAGATTCGCCATGAAGAGGCCCATGCAAAGGCGCTCCGAGGCAAGCTTTCCATGACGTTTTCCCACGCGATCGATGAATTTTTTGATATGGGGAAATTTTTGCTGGCAGGGGCGTTGATCAGCGCCTTGCTGCAAGTGTACGTCAGCAGGGAGACGCTAGCCGAAATTGGCCAGACACCTGTTACGTCCCATTTGGTCATGATGGGAATGGCCTATCTTTTCTCCTTGTGTTCGGAGGCGGATGCTTTTATTGCAGCATCCTTTTCCCATTCGTTTCATGCGAGCTCACTCCTTGCTTTTCTCGTCTTTGGGCCCATGCTGGATCTGAAAACAACATTGATGCTGCTGGGTACCTTTCGCTTCGGATTTGTGGTCAAACTGGTGGCTTCCGTCACGGTGCTTGTTCTGGCAGTGACGTTGCTTTGGCCGGTCTAA
- a CDS encoding TIGR03943 family putative permease subunit — protein MNQSSAKRHYLVRSLILLGFTGLLAQLILTHRLGLYLAPRLHMLSYVTLGILFMLTLISLRQVFSGATAYDCDCEDAHKIPRSLWRSVLLYGIFLLPLSMGFLMPDQILGSDVADKRGITLLSNDVRKLAEVTGAANTPASGESGTAGNASSHVGETNAPASPQKKQEAAATLPALSDAQIRQKFSDGGLGDFYTDMAVSLYKQPVISLNDKVFLDGLTTMELYAKEFAGKEIETLGFVYRQPDFTKEQFVVARFSVSCCTADANVFGILVENKQGSKWAKDSWVKVRGKLEARSVDGYDMLVLKADGIETVKAPKDPYVYYNYDTPAGN, from the coding sequence ATGAATCAGTCGAGTGCGAAGCGGCACTATCTCGTGCGAAGTTTGATCCTTCTGGGGTTTACCGGGCTATTGGCACAGCTCATTTTGACTCACCGGCTGGGCCTATATCTGGCACCTCGACTGCACATGCTCAGCTATGTCACGCTCGGTATTCTCTTCATGCTGACGCTGATCAGCTTGCGGCAGGTTTTTTCGGGAGCGACTGCTTACGATTGCGACTGTGAGGATGCGCATAAGATTCCTCGCTCTCTGTGGCGCTCTGTGCTGCTGTACGGGATTTTCCTTCTGCCGCTTTCGATGGGATTCTTGATGCCGGATCAAATACTCGGAAGTGATGTGGCAGATAAACGGGGGATTACGCTGCTCAGTAATGACGTCAGGAAATTGGCAGAGGTTACGGGAGCGGCCAATACCCCAGCGTCGGGTGAATCCGGTACGGCGGGGAATGCGTCTTCACACGTAGGGGAGACAAATGCCCCAGCCTCTCCACAGAAAAAACAAGAAGCAGCCGCAACTTTGCCAGCCCTGTCGGATGCTCAGATACGCCAGAAGTTTTCGGATGGAGGACTAGGCGATTTTTACACGGATATGGCTGTGTCGCTGTACAAGCAACCGGTCATTTCTCTCAATGACAAAGTGTTTTTGGACGGACTCACCACCATGGAGCTGTACGCGAAGGAGTTTGCGGGAAAGGAAATCGAAACCCTCGGTTTTGTCTATCGTCAGCCTGACTTTACGAAAGAGCAGTTCGTCGTTGCGCGTTTTTCTGTTTCGTGCTGCACCGCTGATGCCAATGTATTTGGCATCTTGGTGGAAAACAAGCAGGGGAGCAAATGGGCAAAAGACAGCTGGGTCAAAGTACGAGGCAAGCTGGAAGCGCGGAGCGTCGACGGCTATGACATGCTTGTTCTAAAAGCCGACGGGATTGAAACGGTCAAAGCCCCCAAGGATCCTTATGTCTATTACAATTACGATACACCTGCGGGTAATTAG
- a CDS encoding GNAT family N-acetyltransferase: protein MIQVFSTSSMEAAKQMWQLQQAAYRVEAELIGWAELPPLRETVEELMGSDEIYIAYLEEGELAGALSYKKINSQLDIHKMIVNPSHFRRGIARQLLNHLENSHTDVNTIIVSTGARNEPAVQLYLRQGYEWTDSKEVAPGLELAFFQKRL from the coding sequence ATGATTCAAGTGTTCTCAACTAGCAGCATGGAGGCAGCAAAGCAAATGTGGCAGCTGCAGCAGGCCGCCTACCGTGTGGAAGCCGAGTTGATCGGGTGGGCGGAGCTGCCCCCCTTGCGTGAAACGGTAGAGGAGCTGATGGGGAGTGATGAGATCTACATCGCTTACCTGGAGGAGGGGGAGCTGGCAGGAGCCCTTTCCTATAAAAAAATCAACAGCCAGCTCGATATCCACAAAATGATCGTAAACCCCAGCCACTTTCGGAGAGGAATTGCGAGGCAATTGTTGAACCACCTCGAAAACAGCCACACGGATGTGAACACCATCATCGTTTCAACCGGTGCACGAAATGAGCCTGCCGTCCAGCTGTACCTGCGCCAGGGATACGAATGGACAGACTCCAAAGAAGTGGCCCCGGGACTAGAACTCGCCTTTTTTCAAAAACGGTTGTAA
- a CDS encoding metal ABC transporter permease — MNTFLIILTGSLVAASCGFLGCFLILRRMAMLGDAISHAILPGIVLAFLFSGSREILPMLIGAAIIGLITVFIVQMLNQSGVKSDAAIGVTFTALFSVGVVLVSLYTQQVDLDLDCVLYGEIAYVPWDTWQLGGVDMGPRALWGVGGVFLFSLVVIGLFFKQFKLCSFDPALAAAIGIPVMLFHYLLMTLVSLTTVAAFESVGAILVVAMLVVPSATAYLLTDRLHAMLFISMGAGVLSAVMGYFLASWLDSSIAGAMTAVAGFLFLLAFLFSPRHGLISKMVARKKVQLGGA, encoded by the coding sequence GTGAACACCTTTCTCATTATCCTGACCGGTTCCCTCGTCGCAGCATCATGCGGCTTTCTCGGCTGCTTCCTCATTTTGCGCCGAATGGCGATGTTGGGAGATGCGATCAGCCACGCGATCCTGCCGGGAATAGTGCTCGCCTTTCTCTTTAGCGGGAGCCGCGAAATATTGCCGATGCTCATCGGTGCTGCCATCATCGGATTGATAACCGTGTTTATCGTCCAGATGCTAAACCAAAGCGGCGTAAAGTCCGACGCAGCCATCGGGGTCACTTTTACGGCCCTCTTCTCAGTCGGTGTCGTTCTGGTCTCGCTTTACACACAGCAGGTGGATCTCGATCTGGATTGCGTCTTGTATGGAGAGATTGCGTATGTTCCGTGGGATACCTGGCAGCTTGGCGGAGTGGATATGGGGCCGCGCGCTCTTTGGGGGGTAGGAGGCGTATTCCTGTTCAGCCTCGTAGTCATCGGCTTGTTTTTCAAACAGTTCAAGCTATGCAGCTTTGATCCGGCACTCGCAGCGGCAATCGGGATTCCGGTCATGCTCTTCCACTATCTTCTGATGACCCTCGTTTCCTTGACGACTGTCGCTGCCTTTGAGAGCGTGGGTGCCATCCTGGTCGTCGCGATGCTGGTCGTCCCCAGCGCCACTGCATATTTGCTCACCGATCGCCTGCATGCCATGCTCTTCATCAGCATGGGAGCAGGAGTCCTCTCCGCTGTCATGGGGTACTTTCTCGCTTCGTGGCTGGACAGCTCGATCGCCGGAGCCATGACGGCTGTCGCAGGCTTCTTGTTTCTCCTCGCGTTCCTCTTCTCCCCCCGTCACGGCCTGATCAGCAAAATGGTGGCACGGAAAAAAGTTCAGTTGGGCGGAGCCTGA
- a CDS encoding metal ABC transporter permease: MHILLALQDPNTQWVLMGCVLLGVSSGVLGCFAFLRGRSLVGDALAHAALPGVCLVYLLTGSKSIGLFLIGAGIAGLLATYCITAISRHTRIKEDTSLALTLSVFFGIGIVLLTYIQHSASGNQSGLDKFLFGQAASLVFHDVITIMAVAAVLIVTTTLLFKEFTLLSFDPGFGRGLGFPMGLLDGILMLMLLMSVVIGLQAVGVVLVAAMLIAPAVTARYWTDKLCTMVILSGLFGALSGVLGTLISTQQENLPTGPTIVLSATAFFLFSLLFSPRRGVLARLARFLRMRKKVLCEDVMQALYEKLEEQTKRSPTSFYPGFSAEHLAQKSGKRTAAVRKAMYALEKRRYVTERSRTKSEMLWTFTPEGLTEAHRLVLNQRLWDLYHMNQNQYQDLEIDVNQEELAPQLSDSTLSVMLAQLRAYDLTPMLADQHGVSHLLQPSNQGGLSL; this comes from the coding sequence ATGCATATTTTGCTTGCCTTGCAAGATCCCAATACGCAATGGGTGCTCATGGGGTGCGTTCTGCTCGGAGTAAGCAGCGGCGTTCTCGGTTGCTTTGCCTTTTTGAGAGGGCGTTCTCTCGTCGGGGATGCTCTCGCCCACGCTGCTTTACCTGGGGTATGCCTGGTCTACTTATTGACCGGCTCCAAATCAATCGGGCTGTTTCTGATCGGTGCGGGTATCGCAGGACTGTTGGCCACGTACTGCATCACCGCAATCTCCCGGCATACGAGGATCAAGGAGGACACCTCCCTCGCTCTGACCTTGTCTGTTTTTTTCGGAATCGGGATCGTATTGTTGACGTACATTCAGCACAGTGCCAGCGGTAATCAGAGCGGCCTGGATAAATTCCTGTTCGGGCAGGCTGCTTCCCTCGTCTTCCATGACGTGATCACCATCATGGCAGTTGCTGCTGTCCTGATTGTTACCACGACCTTGTTGTTCAAGGAGTTTACTCTCCTTTCCTTTGACCCTGGTTTTGGGCGTGGATTGGGATTTCCTATGGGTCTGCTTGACGGCATCCTGATGCTCATGCTGCTGATGTCTGTCGTTATCGGTCTGCAGGCTGTCGGCGTCGTTCTCGTCGCGGCCATGCTGATCGCGCCAGCCGTCACTGCACGATACTGGACGGATAAGCTTTGCACGATGGTGATCCTCTCCGGCCTTTTTGGAGCCCTGAGCGGCGTACTCGGCACACTGATCAGTACCCAGCAGGAGAACCTTCCGACGGGGCCGACCATCGTACTCTCTGCTACCGCTTTTTTCCTGTTCTCGCTGCTCTTCTCCCCCCGCCGCGGCGTATTGGCTCGGCTGGCTCGTTTCCTGCGCATGCGCAAAAAGGTCTTGTGCGAAGACGTCATGCAGGCCTTGTATGAAAAATTGGAAGAACAAACGAAAAGAAGCCCCACCAGCTTTTATCCTGGCTTCAGTGCGGAACACCTGGCACAAAAAAGCGGAAAGCGCACGGCAGCTGTTCGCAAGGCCATGTACGCTCTGGAAAAGAGGCGCTATGTAACCGAACGCTCCCGTACGAAATCGGAGATGCTCTGGACGTTTACTCCAGAAGGACTGACAGAAGCCCATCGGCTTGTCCTGAATCAGCGCCTATGGGATCTGTACCACATGAATCAAAATCAATACCAGGACCTGGAGATAGACGTCAATCAGGAGGAGCTCGCCCCTCAATTATCCGACTCGACACTGTCGGTGATGCTTGCACAATTGCGCGCCTATGACCTGACTCCGATGCTTGCGGATCAACACGGCGTCTCGCATCTTCTGCAGCCTTCGAACCAAGGAGGGTTATCGCTGTGA
- a CDS encoding metal ABC transporter ATP-binding protein, with the protein MFTATQAPPLRVRDLTVAYQKKPVLRSVHVEVPEGKLIGIIGPNGAGKSTFIKAVQGLIPVASGETEIYGRPYKQQRKLVGYVPQRESVDWDFPTDALDVVLMGRYGRLGWFRRPGKTDREFAMECLSKVGMADYANRQISQLSGGQQQRVFLARALAQEAQLYFMDEPFAGVDAATEKAIIHLLGELKQQKKTVLVVHHDLQTVEEYFDWAILLNRRVIAAGPTEEAFTPDNLQKTYGGRLHVMGNQVLLTGSPSSKEET; encoded by the coding sequence ATGTTCACCGCTACACAAGCTCCACCGCTTCGGGTCAGGGATTTGACCGTCGCCTATCAGAAAAAACCCGTTCTGAGAAGCGTTCATGTAGAAGTTCCAGAGGGCAAGCTCATCGGGATCATCGGCCCGAATGGCGCGGGAAAGTCTACCTTTATCAAAGCCGTCCAGGGCCTGATTCCCGTAGCCTCAGGCGAAACGGAAATCTACGGCCGTCCGTACAAGCAGCAGCGCAAGCTCGTCGGCTATGTGCCACAGCGCGAGTCGGTGGATTGGGACTTCCCGACAGATGCACTGGATGTCGTATTGATGGGACGCTACGGTCGCTTGGGCTGGTTTCGGCGCCCAGGCAAAACCGATCGCGAATTTGCCATGGAATGCCTCTCGAAGGTAGGGATGGCGGACTACGCAAACCGGCAGATCAGCCAGCTATCCGGCGGTCAGCAGCAGCGTGTCTTTTTGGCCCGTGCCCTGGCGCAGGAAGCTCAGCTATACTTCATGGATGAGCCGTTCGCCGGCGTCGACGCGGCCACCGAAAAGGCGATCATTCACCTGCTTGGCGAGCTGAAGCAGCAGAAAAAAACCGTGCTGGTCGTCCATCACGATTTGCAAACGGTTGAAGAGTATTTTGACTGGGCGATTCTGCTCAATCGCCGTGTCATCGCTGCCGGCCCAACGGAGGAAGCTTTCACTCCCGACAATCTGCAGAAGACCTACGGCGGCAGACTTCACGTCATGGGCAATCAAGTGCTGCTTACCGGCTCGCCATCCTCAAAGGAGGAGACGTAA
- a CDS encoding metal ABC transporter solute-binding protein, Zn/Mn family, whose protein sequence is MTTYFTRLRNGLLGAVMTVSLLSAGCSSTSAPQTKDGIWNITATTGMVADIVKNVGGEHVEVTQLMGAGVDPHLYKASEGDIKRIDGADIIFYSGQHLEGKMVEIFEKIGKSKPVKPVTAKLTKEDLLADPASPQNPDPHVWFDVSLWMKAVEQVRDDMMAIDPQNQAAYTANAEKYLAELSELDEYARGKLASIPKEQRVLVTAHDAFQYFGHAYDVEVLGLQGISTASEYGLKDVQQLVDTLVSRQIKAVFVESSVPKRSIEAVVQGAAAKNHTVTIGGELFSDAMGTPGTPEGTYVGMVKHNIDTIVKALK, encoded by the coding sequence ATGACTACATATTTTACTCGTCTGAGAAACGGGCTTCTTGGAGCTGTCATGACGGTTTCTCTGCTCTCTGCAGGCTGCTCGAGTACTTCTGCCCCACAGACAAAGGACGGAATCTGGAATATCACAGCGACAACTGGCATGGTCGCCGACATCGTCAAGAACGTCGGTGGAGAACACGTCGAGGTCACACAGCTGATGGGTGCTGGCGTAGACCCACACCTGTACAAGGCATCCGAAGGCGATATCAAGCGGATTGATGGTGCCGACATCATCTTTTACTCCGGTCAGCATCTCGAAGGCAAAATGGTCGAAATCTTCGAGAAAATCGGCAAAAGCAAACCCGTCAAGCCTGTGACTGCCAAGTTGACCAAAGAAGATTTGCTGGCAGACCCTGCTTCTCCCCAAAATCCTGACCCCCACGTCTGGTTCGACGTCTCCTTATGGATGAAGGCCGTAGAACAGGTACGCGACGACATGATGGCCATCGACCCCCAGAACCAAGCAGCCTACACAGCGAATGCAGAAAAATACCTCGCAGAGCTGAGCGAACTGGATGAATACGCCCGTGGGAAGCTCGCAAGCATCCCGAAAGAACAACGCGTCCTGGTAACCGCTCACGATGCCTTCCAATACTTCGGCCACGCATACGATGTCGAAGTACTGGGCCTGCAAGGGATCAGCACTGCTTCCGAGTACGGACTCAAGGATGTTCAGCAGCTGGTCGACACCTTGGTTTCGCGTCAAATCAAAGCCGTATTCGTCGAGTCCTCTGTACCGAAACGCTCGATCGAGGCGGTCGTTCAAGGAGCGGCTGCGAAAAATCATACGGTAACCATCGGCGGAGAGCTGTTCTCCGATGCAATGGGAACACCCGGCACACCTGAAGGCACCTACGTCGGTATGGTGAAGCACAACATTGACACGATCGTGAAAGCCCTGAAATAA
- a CDS encoding response regulator, with protein sequence MNGYRVLIADDHPMARSAIRSLLDPDPSFDVVGEAENGEQAFLLCGELQPDLVLMDINMPKWSGLEATREVKKAYPHIKVVILSVSDDVGDLITAIQFGAQGYLLKNLEPDDWINYLHALLGEDSEQTREMANRLIHRFRQDEEEPAGMVPEVLTPREREIVMYVGAGKTNREISEALIIAENTVKNHLKNILDKLQLTNRVQLAAYAVRHHLIMKK encoded by the coding sequence ATGAACGGATACCGCGTTTTGATTGCTGATGATCATCCGATGGCACGATCCGCCATTCGCAGTCTCCTCGATCCTGATCCCTCTTTTGATGTGGTGGGAGAAGCTGAAAACGGCGAGCAAGCGTTTTTGCTATGCGGCGAATTGCAGCCCGATCTCGTCCTCATGGATATCAACATGCCCAAATGGAGCGGCCTCGAAGCGACCCGCGAAGTGAAAAAAGCGTACCCGCATATTAAAGTCGTCATCTTGAGCGTCTCAGATGACGTCGGCGATCTGATTACGGCGATCCAGTTTGGCGCGCAAGGCTACCTGCTGAAAAATCTCGAGCCGGACGATTGGATCAATTACTTGCACGCATTGCTTGGCGAAGACAGCGAACAGACTCGTGAAATGGCAAACAGGCTGATCCATCGGTTTCGGCAGGATGAGGAGGAACCTGCGGGAATGGTTCCAGAGGTCCTCACCCCTCGTGAACGTGAAATCGTCATGTACGTCGGTGCGGGCAAAACCAATCGCGAAATCAGCGAGGCCCTCATCATCGCCGAAAATACCGTGAAAAATCACTTGAAAAACATCTTGGACAAGCTGCAGCTGACCAATCGTGTGCAGCTGGCAGCCTACGCGGTAAGGCATCATCTGATCATGAAAAAATGA
- a CDS encoding sensor histidine kinase yields the protein MSYRIFYWLTVLVPTVTIGGFEFVRHDFLLPYMSMETGNVYITLLTLLLSFLFATWMFRTIERMNGKIVEEQARRAVYEERERLARELHDGIAQSLFFLNVKLRQGQLDDARVAVSAIDNHVRQAIFNLRALPEEGSLEQRLEKWLTQWSALSGIDASYELTIKDNFFTPAQEVQLFGIIQEAFANIRKHSQAKHSWLQLTTNDPGSWTLAIEDDGVGMPASSEESKKYGLSMMKDRAKQLQATIEIRTRESGGTTITLTSQTGGTPK from the coding sequence ATGAGCTACCGCATTTTTTACTGGTTGACCGTCCTGGTCCCCACCGTCACCATTGGTGGCTTCGAATTTGTCCGGCACGATTTTTTATTACCGTATATGTCCATGGAGACAGGGAATGTCTACATCACGCTGCTGACCCTGCTGCTATCCTTTTTGTTTGCCACGTGGATGTTTCGCACCATTGAGCGGATGAATGGCAAGATTGTAGAGGAACAAGCCCGCCGCGCAGTCTACGAAGAAAGAGAGAGGCTCGCTCGCGAGCTGCATGACGGAATCGCCCAGTCGTTGTTCTTTTTGAATGTCAAACTGCGGCAGGGCCAGCTCGACGATGCTCGTGTCGCTGTCTCTGCGATCGACAATCATGTACGCCAAGCCATTTTCAACCTGCGCGCCTTGCCGGAGGAAGGGAGCTTGGAGCAGCGTCTGGAAAAGTGGCTGACACAGTGGAGCGCGTTATCCGGCATTGATGCTTCTTATGAGCTGACGATCAAGGATAACTTTTTTACTCCCGCGCAAGAAGTGCAGCTGTTCGGGATCATCCAGGAGGCGTTTGCCAATATTCGTAAGCACTCCCAAGCCAAGCACTCCTGGCTGCAGCTCACCACTAATGATCCGGGGAGCTGGACACTAGCGATTGAAGATGACGGAGTCGGAATGCCCGCTTCATCCGAGGAGTCCAAAAAATACGGTCTGTCGATGATGAAAGATCGAGCAAAGCAATTGCAAGCCACGATCGAGATACGTACACGCGAATCAGGCGGCACGACCATAACCTTGACTTCCCAAACTGGAGGTACACCCAAATGA
- the thiD gene encoding bifunctional hydroxymethylpyrimidine kinase/phosphomethylpyrimidine kinase codes for MSKRATALTIAGSDSGGGAGIQADLKTFHQLGVYGMSAITAVTAQNTLGVAGVYPIPVEAVSQQIREVLSDIGADAAKTGMLFDAAIIQAVAEEIRAFGIQKLVVDPVMVAKGGAKLLLDEAIAALKQHLLPVAEVVTPNLPEAECLTGMPIRTPEEMREGARAIHALGVRNVLMKGGHLEGDVVVDMLFDGQSFYEISHERVQTRHTHGTGCTFSAALTAELAKGTPLVSAVERANRFIFEAIKTAPQLGGGHGPTNHWAVVD; via the coding sequence ATGAGCAAGAGAGCAACAGCGTTAACGATAGCAGGATCGGATAGCGGCGGCGGTGCAGGGATTCAGGCCGATCTCAAAACTTTTCACCAGCTCGGTGTTTACGGAATGAGCGCCATCACGGCAGTGACGGCTCAAAATACATTGGGTGTCGCAGGAGTGTACCCCATTCCTGTGGAGGCAGTATCCCAGCAGATTCGTGAGGTGCTGAGCGATATCGGGGCGGATGCAGCCAAGACTGGCATGCTCTTTGACGCAGCCATCATCCAGGCAGTCGCAGAGGAGATACGCGCGTTTGGCATTCAAAAGCTGGTAGTCGATCCGGTGATGGTGGCAAAAGGCGGAGCCAAGCTTTTGCTGGATGAAGCCATCGCGGCGCTCAAACAGCATCTGCTACCGGTAGCAGAAGTGGTCACTCCAAACCTGCCGGAAGCGGAATGTCTGACTGGCATGCCTATTCGTACACCTGAGGAAATGAGGGAAGGAGCACGTGCCATACACGCGCTGGGGGTACGCAACGTCCTCATGAAGGGCGGTCATCTGGAGGGGGATGTCGTCGTTGATATGCTGTTTGACGGACAGTCTTTTTACGAAATTTCCCACGAACGGGTCCAGACTCGTCACACCCATGGGACAGGCTGCACCTTCTCCGCTGCTCTGACTGCCGAGCTGGCCAAGGGAACGCCTCTGGTTTCCGCTGTGGAACGGGCGAACCGTTTCATTTTCGAAGCGATAAAAACAGCGCCGCAGCTGGGCGGCGGCCATGGTCCGACCAATCATTGGGCTGTGGTTGATTAA
- a CDS encoding DUF4179 domain-containing protein → MHEDQTFTRLEQELWNEKERMDNVTVPSDIDSYIRSGMQQAKQRKARDRRIVRNRWGSAIVVGILMVGMFFSIRLSPAVAAYVSHLPGMEKLVDLIRDDKGLQMAAEHDLVQSIGATASHDGVSFTVNQVLMDQRRMLLFYTIQHELEGHSLDLEKMTFYDKNGEESKAGYSWSFNGDMGPASKVQNRVDIYWEETSPIPDSVTAKVTISVDKKKLDAPFEVTFPINKTKYETLEESVYPVYREVTVDGQRFTVSRMVVYPTQTEVTIEFDPENTKHIFDFDRLRLEDEKGHTYAFWGNGIPSKKEGENKITYNLESLYFEQPQKLTLKADGIRALDKDKLQVIIDGKKGTLIKSPDSRLRLTAIRQNENVVGMDFTLLVDKMDEHRFMSFGNELTDNRGNKYESVSSTASSGDTDSSQMYGELYKRTTTKGAPDTYSFTLADYPTRLSEGFTVEVKH, encoded by the coding sequence ATGCATGAGGATCAGACCTTCACAAGGCTCGAGCAAGAATTGTGGAATGAAAAGGAGCGGATGGACAACGTCACGGTACCGAGTGACATTGATTCCTATATACGCAGCGGAATGCAGCAGGCGAAGCAACGGAAAGCAAGAGATCGGCGGATCGTCAGAAACCGATGGGGATCGGCGATCGTCGTTGGGATTCTGATGGTAGGGATGTTCTTTTCAATACGCCTCTCCCCCGCTGTTGCCGCTTATGTAAGCCATCTGCCCGGCATGGAAAAACTCGTGGACCTGATCCGGGATGACAAAGGACTGCAAATGGCTGCCGAGCATGACTTGGTGCAATCCATCGGGGCTACTGCGTCTCATGACGGAGTGAGCTTTACCGTGAACCAGGTGCTTATGGATCAGAGGCGGATGCTGCTCTTTTATACGATCCAGCATGAGCTCGAGGGTCATTCGTTGGATTTGGAGAAAATGACGTTTTACGACAAAAATGGAGAAGAATCGAAAGCGGGCTATTCGTGGTCGTTCAACGGAGATATGGGGCCGGCAAGCAAGGTGCAAAACCGAGTGGACATTTACTGGGAGGAAACATCCCCCATTCCGGATAGCGTAACCGCAAAAGTCACGATCTCCGTAGACAAAAAGAAGCTTGATGCTCCTTTCGAAGTCACATTTCCCATCAACAAAACCAAGTACGAGACATTGGAGGAAAGCGTCTATCCCGTCTATCGGGAAGTGACTGTAGATGGCCAGCGCTTCACTGTTTCCCGAATGGTCGTATACCCGACACAGACCGAGGTCACCATCGAATTTGATCCTGAGAATACCAAGCATATTTTTGATTTCGACCGTTTGCGTCTGGAAGATGAGAAAGGGCATACTTATGCATTCTGGGGAAACGGTATTCCCTCCAAGAAAGAGGGGGAAAACAAGATCACCTACAATTTGGAGAGCCTTTACTTTGAACAGCCGCAAAAATTGACCCTCAAAGCGGATGGAATCCGCGCACTGGACAAAGACAAGCTTCAGGTCATCATTGATGGCAAAAAGGGTACCTTGATCAAGTCGCCAGACTCCCGCCTACGGCTTACAGCCATCAGGCAAAATGAAAATGTAGTGGGAATGGACTTTACCCTGCTAGTCGATAAAATGGACGAACATCGTTTCATGTCATTCGGAAACGAACTCACCGATAATCGGGGAAACAAGTACGAGAGCGTGAGTTCCACAGCGTCTTCCGGGGATACCGATTCGAGCCAAATGTATGGTGAGCTGTACAAACGGACGACAACGAAAGGTGCTCCCGACACGTATAGTTTCACTCTCGCGGACTATCCGACACGCCTTTCTGAAGGCTTCACCGTTGAAGTGAAGCACTGA